The following are encoded together in the Arvicanthis niloticus isolate mArvNil1 chromosome 11, mArvNil1.pat.X, whole genome shotgun sequence genome:
- the Id2 gene encoding DNA-binding protein inhibitor ID-2, which produces MKAFSPVRSVRKNSLSDHSLGISRSKTPVDDPMSLLYNMNDCYSKLKELVPSIPQNKKVTKMEILQHVIDYILDLQIALDSHPTIVSLHHQRPGQNQASRTPLTTLNTDISILSLQASEFPSELMSNDSKVLCG; this is translated from the exons ATGAAAGCCTTCAGTCCGGTGAGGTCCGTTAGGAAAAACAGCCTGTCGGACCACAGCTTGGGCATCTCCCGGAGCAAAACCCCGGTGGACGACCCGATGAGTCTGCTCTACAACATGAACGACTGCTACTCCAAGCTCAAGGAACTGGTGCCCAGCATCCCCCAGAACAAGAAGGTGACCAAGATGGAAATCCTGCAGCACGTCATCGATTACATCTTGGACCTGCAGATCGCCCTGGACTCGCATCCCACTATCGTCAGCCTGCACCACCAGAGACCTGGACAGAACCAGGCGTCCAGGACGCCGCTGACCACCCTGAACACGGACATCAGCATCTTATCCTTGCAG GcatctgaattcccttctgagCTTATGTCGAATGATAGCAAAGTACTCTGTGGCTAA